DNA from Polaribacter sp. NJDZ03:
AACAGATTGGCTATATGCTGATGTAGAATTATTTATACATTTACTTCTTACTTGTACTTCGTATGAAGTTTTTGGAGTTAAGCCTGATAAAGAAGTAGAAGTTGTAGCGGTAGTAGTGTTTGTCCAGGTAGAAGTTCCTGTTTTTCGATATCTAAAATCGTAAGAAGTACCTGTAACTGCACTCCAAGAAGCAGTTGCGGTAGAAGAATCAAAATTATCAATAGTAAGACTTGTTGGAGTTGTAGCATTACAGATAGTAGGAGTTCCTGTTAAACCAGTTACTATTAAAGAGTAATTTTGACTTCCACCAATTAAAGATCCCTTATGGGTTACTTTAATTGTATAAGTTCCTGATGCATTTGCAATATCTACTCTTTCATAAGGGTCTACGGTATTATCTCCTTTTCCATTAGTGGTAACACCCGTTAGTTTCCATGGTGTGTATGTAGTTTCGTTTTTTGAGACTCTAATATCTAAATCATTTACTAAAACAGCTGTATTTGAATTTACTTTTGTTGTTGCTACCCCCGCTCTATCTGTCCAAGAAATTGAAGCCATTAAATCATTCACTCCGTCAGAATCTACAGTAATTTGGTATGTTTGTCCGCTTGTTAAAGTTAATTCTTCAATTTTAGATTCAGTACCGTTTTGTGTAATTGCAACCGCTGCTTTTTTAGCATTCATTAATCCCCATCCAAAAATAGCATCAGGACCATTGGCACCTGCATCATCTGCAGTATGTAAAGCAATTCCTTTTAACGTAGAAGCTTTTATAAATGAACCCCTAACATTGTTGGCGTGTTGTTGTAAAATTAATAACGTACCAGCAACGTTTGGAGATGCCATAGAGGTTCCTGTAATACTATTGTATGCAGTATCGCTAGATTCATAAGTAGAATAAACGGCAGTTCCGTTTCCTGTAATATCTGGTTTAATACGGTAATCGTCTGTTGGTCCTTCGCTGCTAGAAGAGTTTATGGTAACAGAAAGTAAGTTTCCATTGGCATCAATATTTGCATCATTAGCATTGGCTACAACCATTCCGTTTTTAGAGGTTGCATGACCAGATAACTTATCATAAGAAGAATTTCCATTTAAAGGAGTTCCGTTTGCAGAATTATCATTTCCGTCATTTCCTGCAGCCACAACCATTAAAAAGTTAGGAGCATTAAACATAACGTTATCCCAATCTCTAGAATCAGAAATATATCCTCCAAAATAATAATCTGGAAGTTGAGGTTGCCCTTGTTGATTTCTTGTAGCAAAACCATAAGAGTGATTTGAAACTAACATTCCGTTTGAAGCAGCACTTGTAGCTTCTGAAGTATCATTATTCCAATCATAACCAACCGCTCTTGCTTGTGGTGCCATTCCTTTTGCTTTTGCAACTACCCCAGAAGCAATAATAGTACCTGTTACATGAGCAGAATGATAGTTTAATGTTGTTGTGCCGTCTCCAATAGAAAATCTATTTGTTCCGCCAGCTCCATCATATTCTTGATGAGAAGTTCTTGCTAAACCACCATCCCAAACATGTGCAATCATATTTTGCCCCATAAGATTTAGGCCTAAAGATCCGCCAGAATTTAGATGGTTTGTTCTTGTAGATTTTGCTGCAGCAACATTAAATGTTGTGTAGTAAATTGGTTTTCCGTTTACTACTTTTTGAAGTTCAAGTAATTCTCCTTTTTTGTTAATAAACCTAACATCCCATCCTTTCTTTTTTGCTATTTTAAGTGCCTTTTCTTTTTCAAAAGAAGACTTTTCTTTAAGTTTATTTTCTAAAGTACTTAATGTTTTTTGATTGTACTTGGCACTAATTTTTTTTAATTCAACTTGCTTTTGTGCATGCAGGTTTAAGCTGAATGCGAAAAAAACTCCTATAATAAGAAGTTTACTGAAGTAATTTGTTTTCATTGTTTTTGTAGTTTTCAATTAATGATTGTTTGGGTTAATTTTATCGCCTTTTTTTTTTGAAAGTCTAAACGATAAGACTTAATAGAGATGTGTATTATTAATTTTATTTAATAATATATTACGAATAATTTTTACTTTTGCGTGGATTAGTAAATATTTGTAAATTATTCTTTGTAAAATTATGTTTTTATTACGGATCTTGCAATCACTGAAAAAGGTGAAATTTACCATCACTGAAAACAGTGGGATAGCTAACTGTTTTCAGTGAGAATGAGAAAGTAAAATTGAAATCTTGTTTTTTTACATCTCCTATATTAATAGTATATTGCGCTCATATTTATTGATAAAAAAAAGATATGAAAATAATAGTACCAATGGCCGGAATAGGGTCTCGTTTAAGACCTCATACATTAACAGTTCCAAAACCTTTAACAGTAATTGCAGGAAAACCAATTGTACAACGTTTAGTAGAAGATATTGCTTCTGTTATTGATGAAGAGATTGATGAAATTGCATTTGTTATCGGTACAACAGCCAAAGGATTTCCTACAGATACAGAAGCACAATTATTAAAAATTGCGGCAGAATTAGGTGCTAAAGGATCTGTTTATGTACAAGAAGAAGCTTTAGGAACAGCACATGCAATTTACTGTGCTAAAGAATCTTTAAGCGGACCGTGTGTTGTAGCGTATGCAGATACTTTATTTAAAGCAGATTTTACGTTAGATGTAAATGCAGATGGTGCAATTTGGGTAAGTAAAGTAGCAAACCCAAGTGCTTTTGGTGTAGTTAAATTACAAGATGGTATTATTACAGATTTTATAGAAAAACCAAAAGACTTTGTTTCTGATTTAGCTATTATTGGAATTTATTACTTTAAAAGTGGCGATAAATTATTAGAAGAAATTCAATATTTAATCGATAACGATTTAAAAGAAAACGGAGAATATCAACTTACCAATGTTTTAGAATCTTTAAAACAACAAGGAGCTAAATTTGTACCTGGTACCGTTAGCGCTTGGATGGATTGTGGTAAAAAAGACCCAACGGTAGATACAAACAAGCAAGTTTTAGGTTTTGAGCATGAAGCGGGTAATAATTTAGTTGCTAAAGATATAGTTTTAGAAAATTCAGAAATTATTCAACCATGTTTTATTGGGAAAAATGTAGTGCTTAAAAACACAAAAATAGGACCGTATGTTTCTATTGGAGCAAATAGTGTAGTAGAAAATTCTACGATTGTTAATTCTTTAATTCAATCTAATGTAGAAATTTCTAATGCAGATTTAGACAATGCAATGATTGGTAACCATGCTAAATATAATGGTAAATATACTTCTGTAAGTATTGGTGATTATACAGAATTAACATAAATGAAATTTAGAAGGAAGAACAAAGAGTTTGGAGAAAAGAACATTATTGGTTTTTATAACTATGTTCTTTTTTCTTTCTTCTTTGTTCTCTCTTCTTTAAACTCTTTCTCACAAGATAGTATACCAATTGCTAAAGATTTAACAGAAGAAAAAGAGTTAGATTTTCAGCAATTTTTTTTTAAGGCTTTGTCAGAGAAATCAATTGGTAATTATCAAAAAGCTATTGAGAATTTAGAAAATAGTAACCAGATCTTAGCAGGTAATATGGCTGTTTATTTTGAGTTTTCTAAAAATTATTTATTGCTTAATAAAACGTTATTGGCAAAAGAATATATTAAAAGAGCTCTTAATAATGAACCCAATAATATTTGGATGTTACAGCATCTTGTTAAAATCCATATAAGAGATAAAAATTTTTCTGAAGCTATTGTTGTTCAGCAAAAATTGGTTGCAATTAACTTAAATGAGCAAGAGTTGTTGGTAAAGTTGTATTTAAATAATAAAGAAGAAGATAAAGCGATTTCTTTAATGAATACAATGGAGCAAAACAACGGACTTTCTGCCTCTTTTAAAAGGTTGAAAGAAGGCTTAACTAAAAGAAACAATAAAGCAGTAGTTAAAGAGGGGGTAACTAACGGTAGCTCTCTAGAAGAGCAATTTAAAGCGAATAATTCGTATGCCGTTTTACAACAAATTTTAATAGCATCTAAAGAGAATCCTGAAAAACTTTTAAAATATTCTGATGAAGGTATTCTACTGTTTCCTGCGCAGGCTTTTGTATATTTAATGAAAGGAAAGGCATTAAATTATCAGAAAAAGTTTAAAAAGGCGTTAATAAGTTTACAGAATGGTATCGATTTTGTAATTGACGATACTATGAAAGTAGATTTTTATAAAGAAATGGCAGTTTCTTATAAGGGTTTAGGTAATATTATAGAAGAAAAAAAGTTTATTGAGAAATCAAAAAAAATAAAAGAATAAGAATGAAGTTTTTAAAATATTTTGTGGTTTTTGCAGTAGTCTTTACTTCTTGTAAAACAAAAAAAGATTTAATAAGTGCAAATAATATTGCCGAAGAAATGTCTGCAAAAAAGGTTGCAAGAAAACATATTGCTGCTAATTTTGATAAACAAACGGTAGATGCAAAGCTAAAAGCAAACTTTAATAACGGTAAGATTAATCAAGGTTTTTCTGTTAGTTTAAAAATGGAAAAGGATCAAGTAATCTGGCTAAAAGGAACTAAGATTATTACGTTGTTTAAAGCAAAGATTACACCAACTTCTGTAAGTTATTATTCCTCTTTAGAAAGAGAATATTTTGAAGGAGATTTTACAATGCTAAAAAAGTTATTGGGTACAGATATTAATTTTAATCAACTTCAAAATTTGTTTTTGGGGCAATCTTTAAAAAATGTTAAAGATCAAAAGCAACATGTAAGCATCATAGATAATTCGTATGTTTTATCTCCAGAAACCCAAGAAAAATTATTTGATGTTTTCTTTTCTGTAAATCCTTCGCATTTTAAATTAGACAAGCAATCTATTGTAAATACAGCAAAAAATCAACGTTTAGATATCTTTTACCCATCTTATAATTTGGTTGATGATGCTATTTTTCCATCAGAAATTAATATTAAAGCAAAACAACCAGGTAAATTTACAGATATAGATTTTATAGTAAGATCTGTGGAGTTTAATAAAGATATAGACACTTCTTTTTCAATACCTAAAGGTTACAAGAAAATTAAATTATAGTGAAAAGCAGAAAAATTTATATACCCGTTTTTATTTTATTTTTAAGTGTTTTTTCTGTTTTTGGACAAACAAGAAAACAGTTAGAAGAGCAACGTAAAAAACTTAATTATGAAATTAAGCAAGTAAACTCGTTGCTTTTTAAAGAAAAGAAGAAAGTAGATAATGCCTTAGAAGATTTAAATGATTTAAATAGAAAGATTAGTGTTAGGGCTAAATTAATTTCTATAATTAACGCAGAAGCAAGGATTTTATCAAAAGAGATTCGTGCAAATGAAATGGAGCTAAAAAAATTAGAGAAGAAGTTAGCAGATTTAAAAGCAGATTATGCAAGTATTATCCTTAAATCTTACAAAAGTAAATCTCAGCAAAGTAGAATGATGTTTTTACTTTCTTCCCAGAATTTTCATCAGGCTTATAAAAGGTTTGAGTATATGAAACAGTATACTGCTTATAGAAAAAAACAAGGAGAAGAAATTGTTGTTCATACAAATGAAGTACAAGTTGTAAATGACTCTTTATTGGTTCAAAAAAACTTAAAAGACAAGTTAATAGCTTCTGAAAATGAACAAAAAAAGGAAATTGAAGAAGATAAAAGGAATCAAGAGAAATTATTAGCTACTATCAAGAAAAAAGAAAGTAGTTACAAGAAAGAGCTTCAAAGTAAAGTTAAAGAAGAGAAAAGGGTTACAGTACAAATTGATAGAAAAATTCGTGAAGAAATTGAGCGAGCAAATAGAGTTGCAAGAGCTAAGCTAAAAGATGAGCCCAATAAACCAACTGTTGTTAAGAAAAATGAGTTTATTTTAAGTCCGGAAGCAAAGGCTTTAGCCGCAAAATTTGAATTAAATAAAGGTAAGTTACCTTGGCCTGTAAGTGAAGGTATTGTAATTAGAAAATTTGGTACTCAGCCTCATCCATCATTTCCTGGAATTACCGTTAATGGTACTGGTTTGCATATTGCTACCAAAGAAGGCATAAAGGCCCAATCTATTTTTAATGGAAGAGTATTAAATGTTTTGGTGAGTGCAGAGGGTAGAAAAAATGTTTTAATACAACATGGTAATTATATTTCATCTTACAATAACCTAGAAAAAGTTACTGTTAGTAAAGGAGATGTTGTTATAACGGGGCAAGCAATTGGTCAGGTTTTTACAGATAAAGTTTCTAAAAAAACAAAATTAATCTTTGTATTGTTTAAAAATACAACACGTTTAAATCCTTCTTCTTGGATTTTAAGAAGATAAAATTACTTAAAATAGTATTTGCGTTAAAATAGAATTTGATACCACACATAAGAACGCTGGTATATAATTAATTTTGTAGTAGAATTTACAAATTTTTTATATTAATTAAAATTTTATTAAAATGGAAAACTTAAAAAGAAAGACCGTTGCAATATTAGCAACTAATGGATTTGAAGAAAGTGAATTAAAAGAGCCTAAGAAAGCTTTAGAAGCAGCTGGTGCAGAGGTGCACATTGTGTCTTTAGAATCTGGAGAAATAAAATCTTGGAATGAAGGTAATTGGGGAAAAACGTATAAAGTAGATAAAACTTTAAAAGAAGTATCTCAAGAAAACTATAACGCATTGATGTTGCCTGGTGGAGTTATAAACCCAGATGTATTGCGTGATAATGCAGATGCAGTTAGTTTTGTAAAATCCTTTTTTGAGCATCATAAACCTGTAGGTGCTATTTGTCATGGACCTTGGTTATTGGCAGAAGCGGATGTTTTAAAAGGGAGAAAAATAACTTCATATAGCTCTATTAAAACAGACCTTATAAACGCCGGAGCAAATTGGGTAGATGAAGAAGTAGTTGTAGATAAGGGTTTGGTTACCAGTAGAAACCCTGATGATTTACCTGCATTTAATGCTAAGTTAGTAGAGGAAGTATATGAAGGTAAACACAAAGGTCAAATGGCTTAGTTTTATCTTTTAAATAAAACGATTATTATTGATAAATAAAAAAAGAAGCGCAAATTTAAATTTGCGCTTCTTTTTTATGATAATCTTTAACTATTTTAATCTAAACAAAAATCTTTACTAAAAAATTAAATGAAGACTACTCTGGTTGAGGAGAATATTTAATGTTTTTTTGAAGAATAACTGCATTAGGAATGGTTATTAATTCTTTTTCTAGCGTTCTTAGCGTGATAAAAAATGCACCAATATCTCTAATTTCGCCAGTAATATTATTATCTTTTTCTAAAATAGTAATAGTATCTCCAATTTTTACGGGGTAATTTATAAATAAAATTAAACCCGCAGTAATATTAGAAAGAATAGACCATTGCGCAAAAAAAGCAATACCTAAAATGGTTAAAAAAGAAGAAACGTAGACTAATAATTGTTTCTCATCTACACCCCAAACAAAAGATACAAATACAATTATGGTAATGTAAATAAGCACTGAAATTATTTTATTAGTTAAAATAATTCTGGCTTTTTGAAACCCAAATTTCAGTTGAATTTTTTTTAAAGAATTGGTAATTACAAAGCGAATAAAAAAAGCAACAATTAAAATTGCTAGCGAGGATATAATTTTATAATTGTAAAATTCCATAATTATAGTATTTAACTAAATACAGCTTTTAAGGCAGTTGCATCTCCAGGTTTTAGCTTTCCTGCTAAAACTAAACTTAATTCTTTACGTTGTAAAGCACCTTCGTAGCGTGTCTGTTCTAAATCTGTTTCTGGTCTAATTTGTGGAATTGCAACAGGTCTTCCTGTTTCATCTACGGCAACAAACGTATAAATACCTTCGTTTACTTTAGTTCTAGATCCAGATTGTCTGTCTTCTGTCCAAACATCTACATATGTTTCCATAGAAGAGTTAAACGCTCTCGAAACTTTAGCTTCTATAGTAAGCACACTTCCAACGGGTACTGCTTTGCTAAAAGCAACATGGTTTACAGAGGCTGTAACTACAATTCGTCTAGAGTGTCTCCCTGCAGCAATACTACAAGCTCTGTCCATTCTGGCAAGTAATTCGCCTCCAAAAAGGTTGTCTAAATAATTGGTTTCACCGGGTAAAACTAAGTCGGTAAGTATTGTTAAAGATTCTTTCGGCGTTTTTACTTCCATCAAAAAATATTTTTTTTTGCAAAGATAGTAATCGCTTCTTAAAAAATGAGTTTTAAAAATGTTAAAGAAAAGTAGTGTTAATCTAACTTTTCAACAAGCAACCAAGCATCTTTAGATACTGTTTTTTGAATTCTATAAAGGTTATTAGTAGCTTCATTACGGTTAGTGTAACTATTAAAAGTAACTTGTGTTAACCCCCATTTATTAACGCCAATTATTTGAGCATCAAATCCTTTTGCTTTTAATTCTTCTACTCTTTTTTCTGCATTTTCTGCAAATTGAAAAGCTCCAGCAATAATATGAAAAGGTTTTGCTACTTCTTTAACAACATTTAAGTTAATAGTAGGTAAAGGGTTAGAAATAACAAAAGTAGCCGATTGTATTTTTTTCTGAATTGCTTTTTCTTGATTTGCTAAATTTTCTTTTTGTAGATTATTTTCATAACCATTATAACCAGCAAAACCCAACGTTAGTAAAATAGCTGCAGTTGCTGCGTATTTTATAAATGCAGGTATTCCTTTATTTTCTTCTTTTACAGGAAGAGGGTTTAAAGGTTTTACTTGTTCTTTAAATCTAGAAATAGCAGAAGAAGTTACGGTATCTAAACCAAAAGATTCTGTTAAATAGTTAACAGCAGTATTTGGTTCAAAAATAATTTGTTTTTCTTCATTTAAAGACAAAATACCTAAACTATCAATTTGTACAACTTTAGATTGCAATTCATTTTGCCACTTAATTACAGATAATGAAATAGCAGTAGATGCTTTTGTAAAAGAAATATTTTCTGCAGAAGCAATATAATTAGCTAATAAACCATCATTGTGTTTTAACAAGCTGTTAAAAGTAACCTGTTTAGTTGGTGGTGTAAAAGTATGTGTAAAATTATTGGTTTTTGCACCAATTCTATTAGTTACAAATCCTCCAAAATCAGGTACAATTACGCAATCGTATCTGTACAGTAAATCGTTTATGTAAGTTGCTAAATTCATTGTAGCAAATATAGAAATTAAGCCGTTTTGTAAAAGAATTTCTTAACAATTTTATTAACAAATATTTTATATATTGGTATTCAAATTGTTACAAAATTGAAAGAAGAAAAATTATTAGCGATCTTAAGATTACAAAAGAGCAAAGCAATTGGCGATATTTTAGCCAAAAAACTCATTGTAAATGTGGGAGATGTAGAACAGGTATTTAAAGAAAAGACAGCGATACTCTCAAAAATTAACGGAATAGGAGGTCATGTTTTAAAACATTTGTTCGATTCGAAAAATATAGAATTAGCGCAACAAGAGCTAAAATATATTCAAGATAATAAGATTTCTTATACTTATTTTTTAGAAGATGATTATCCTAAAAATCTTCAACATTGTATAGATAGTCCTATATTATTGTTTAAAGATGGAAACTTAGATTTTTCTAACCAAAAAATTATTTCTATCGTTGGTACCCGAAATATTAGTTCTTACGGACGCGATTTTTGCAATCAATTAATTAAAGAAATTGCAGTTTACAACCCTATAATTGTAAGTGGTTTTGCGTACGGAGTAGATATTTGTGCACATAAAGCAGCAATAGAAAACAACTTGCAAACCATTGCTGTTTTAGCACATGGTTTAGAGCAAATTTATCCGAAGGTACATAAGAAATATATAAACCAAGTAAATGAAAATGGCGGTTTTTTAACCGAGTTTTGGAGTGAAGAAACTCCTTTAAGAGAAAATTTTTTAAAAAGAAACAGAATTGTTGCGGGCATATCTAAAGCAACTATTATTATAGAATCTGCCTCAAAAGGAGGTTCTTTGGTTACAGCAGATATAGCGAATTCTTATAATAAAGATGTTTTTGCGGCTCCAGGCAGAACCACAGATATTTATAGTAGAGGTTGTAATAATTTAATTAAAAATAACAGAGCGCACTTGCTAACTTCTGCTTCAGATATTGTAAAAATGTTAAATTGGGATGTTCAAGAGAAAACGAAACCAATTCAGAAACAATTGTTTATAGAATTAAACGAGAAAGAGCAAAAAATTCATGATTTATTACATGAAAAAGGACAACAATTATTAGACGTTATCTCATTAGAATGTAATATTCCTATTTATCAATTATCATCTATTTTGTTGCAAATGGAATTAAAAGGCGTAACAAAACCTTTGCCAGGAAAGATGTTCGAACTTACTTAATAATGCTTATTTTTGATGAAAATCTGAAGTAAAGATGGCGGTAGAGAAAAAATTGATGTCCAGAAAAAAACCAACATTTCCCGTAAATGAAATGCTTGGTGCTTATTTAAAGAACTATAATAGAAATATAAAGATTCCTCTTTATTATGATGATTTATTACGTTTTCAAGGATCAATAACTGTCTATGATAAGAATGATGAAGACACTTTATGGGTAAGAACCTACTTTTCTCAATACGAAAGAGAAGAGATTGATAGAAATTTAAAGAAAATTTACACAAGGTTGCATTCCGATGGTAATGATGATAGCATTCCGTATTTAAACATAGATGCTATAGATTATTGTACGTTTGGTAACTCTAAACCATTTAGAATTAAAGTTAGAAATATCTTAAATGATAACTTTACCTATTTTTATGTAAAAAAGGCAGATGCTTCTCGTATTTATGGTTTAGAATTAGAGCATATTCTGTCTCCCCATAACATGAACTTTTTGGTATTTAAAGACACCTTAATAGAAGAGCACATTGCAGGTATACCTGGAGACGATTTTATTAGAGACATTTTACCAGGCTGTACCGAGTTAGAAAAAGCACAAATAGCCAAAGAATTTGTAAAGTTTAAAGAACGATGTTTAATCCGTTTATTGGGCGATATGCGTTCGTACAATTACGTAATTACACCAATTCACGATTTTGACCAAGTTATCTATAAAATAAGAGCTATAGATTTCGATCAGCAATCTTTTGAAGGAAACTTAAAAGTCTACAACTTACAGTTTATGAAAGAGAACTTTAAGATGGTAGAAATGGTTGGTAAAAAACTACAAAATAGCTCTATAGATCAATACAAAATAGAAGAACGTTCCTTTATGGCTAAAAGGATGATTACCGCTCCAAGAAGAACTGCCCGTTTAATAAAATGTATGAAAGCAGATACTATTTCTTACCCAAAAAACGTAGCGCTTCTAAAAAAGCAATTAATTAAATATGTAGGAGATGTAGAGTTTAAAAAATGTAATAATATGGGTGAGATTTTAGAAACTATTCTAGCTTTTGTTAAGCGTAACTATTTAGATATTAGTAATAAAGAGTTGTTTTAGAAGCTATTTCCTGCTTTCCGTTATATCTTTTTTTGAAAAAACAAAAAAAGGATGCCACTTCAATCAGGGCTAAACTTGTTTGTAAACTATTTTACTAAAGGAATTACAAGCATTAGTATCTAAAAGAAAGATTCTGAAATAAAAAAAAAGGACGTAAAAATTAATTTACGTCCTTTTTAGTTGGCATTATTTTAATATTACCAAGCCCCAATAAAATGACTTCCTGTTGCGTTTACTAACTCAGCACCTTTAGCTACAGCACCACTTTCAGTATCTACAACATAAATGTTTCCGTTTTGGCCAACAGGCGCTTGTGTTAAATAGATTTCATTTCCATCAACCGCAAAACCTTGGTATTGGAATAAGTAAAAATCTGGATCATAAGGAATATCTTCAATTTTTACAGCTGTTTTAGCATTTAAATCTACCAAAGCAAAAAATCCTTGAGCTCCTGCTAAACCATCCGCAGAAGCTTCATGACGATACGCTAATACTGCTTTTCCGTTTGCTGCAGGTCTCCAAGCAAGAACATAAGCTCCTGTTACGCCTAAAGCATCGTCTAAATTAAAGTCGTAAGAATTGTCATATTCATTATTAGCTCCAATTTTTAAAATATGAGAACCTTCTGGATCACTTTGGTTTGCTTGGTAAACACTTCCGTTATATTCAAAAGCATTAATACTTCTGTATCCGTTTGTGTTTCCATGTCCTACAGTAGAAGTGATTACTGTTGGGTTGTCTAATGATGGATAATCTAATACAATTGTCTTAGAACCTAAAATTTCGTAATCACTTTCACTTTCTACTGTAGTCGGATTTACTTTACTTAAACGAGCTCCGATATATAATTTATCTCCTGCTGCATTTAAAGTTGGCATGTCAATTCTAGAAAAATAATAACCTGCAGCTTCTTCTTCTGCACTTAAAGGAACAACGTGTTCTTTAAACTGAATTATTGATGAGTTTTCTAAATCTAAAGTAACAACACCTATAGTCGCTTCTGTGTTTGTATAAACATCATCTGTTGCATCATCTGGTGTTCCGTTATCATCCACTTGGTGTTCTGTAGATACGTATACTGCAGATCCTGTTTTGTCACCGTCAAATAATTTTATCCATCTTGGTGCAGTTCCTACATAAGGAGCAATACTTATAGATGTACCTTGTGGTGTAAAATTTTGACCACCTTCTACAGTATACTTTGTGTAATTACCACCAGTATCTCCTGCATAACTAATGTTAAAAATAGTGTTCCCGTTTTCAGAAGCTTGTAATCTAGCAGTTCTATTAGAAGGTGCTATAAAACCA
Protein-coding regions in this window:
- a CDS encoding acyl-CoA thioesterase gives rise to the protein MEVKTPKESLTILTDLVLPGETNYLDNLFGGELLARMDRACSIAAGRHSRRIVVTASVNHVAFSKAVPVGSVLTIEAKVSRAFNSSMETYVDVWTEDRQSGSRTKVNEGIYTFVAVDETGRPVAIPQIRPETDLEQTRYEGALQRKELSLVLAGKLKPGDATALKAVFS
- a CDS encoding SPOR domain-containing protein, which codes for MNLATYINDLLYRYDCVIVPDFGGFVTNRIGAKTNNFTHTFTPPTKQVTFNSLLKHNDGLLANYIASAENISFTKASTAISLSVIKWQNELQSKVVQIDSLGILSLNEEKQIIFEPNTAVNYLTESFGLDTVTSSAISRFKEQVKPLNPLPVKEENKGIPAFIKYAATAAILLTLGFAGYNGYENNLQKENLANQEKAIQKKIQSATFVISNPLPTINLNVVKEVAKPFHIIAGAFQFAENAEKRVEELKAKGFDAQIIGVNKWGLTQVTFNSYTNRNEATNNLYRIQKTVSKDAWLLVEKLD
- the dprA gene encoding DNA-processing protein DprA, whose protein sequence is MKEEKLLAILRLQKSKAIGDILAKKLIVNVGDVEQVFKEKTAILSKINGIGGHVLKHLFDSKNIELAQQELKYIQDNKISYTYFLEDDYPKNLQHCIDSPILLFKDGNLDFSNQKIISIVGTRNISSYGRDFCNQLIKEIAVYNPIIVSGFAYGVDICAHKAAIENNLQTIAVLAHGLEQIYPKVHKKYINQVNENGGFLTEFWSEETPLRENFLKRNRIVAGISKATIIIESASKGGSLVTADIANSYNKDVFAAPGRTTDIYSRGCNNLIKNNRAHLLTSASDIVKMLNWDVQEKTKPIQKQLFIELNEKEQKIHDLLHEKGQQLLDVISLECNIPIYQLSSILLQMELKGVTKPLPGKMFELT